The following DNA comes from Picosynechococcus sp. PCC 7003.
AACCCCCATGACCGAAGTCGCCACATTTTGAGTGTGGTGCGTCTACCAATTTCGCCATCCGCCCTTGGATGAACCTTTGTGATTATAAACTGAATCTTTACTTTGAAGCAAGAGGGAATATTCCTGGGAGCTGGCCCATCGCCAGATTTCCTGGGCGCGTACCACCGGCAGGGGATGGGTGAGTTGGGCGGTCTGATTTTCCTGCAACAGTTGACCCAACTGATTTTGACTCAAATGTTCGTAGGTTTTGGCCTGTTCCATGAAAGCGTCCAGGTTCAACAACGGGGCCAAACTCGGTGAACCTCCTGCTAATTTCATCAGCACCGACATCATAATTTTCGGATCCTGACTCACCAAAAAAGCAGCGCGATCGCAACTCAGTTCCGCACAACGCAACCAAGCCAACATCTGATTTTGCAAAGACTGGGAAAACAAGCTCCCCCACACCGGGAGGGCATTGGTGGCCAGCATTAGGAGATTTGCCAGGGTTAGATACACGCCATGCTCACACTTGAGGTGCCCCAGCTCGTGGGCCATGACGGCCTGGAGTTCTGCTTCTGTGAGGATTTCGACTAGGGCTGTGTGGATCACCATAAAGGGTTTTTGGCCCCGCATGGCAAAGGTGTAGGCATTGGGTACAGGATTCTGCTGGATGTAGAGATCCGGTGCTGTCAAATCCAGTACCTGGGCGGCTTCCTGGAGGAGGTGATGGAGGTGGGGCAGTTGGCGATCGCCCACCAAAATGCTCGACGCTAGATTATTGAACTGAAAAATCTGCTCTGCCGTTGACCCCAAAAAAGAACGCACCAACAGATCCAAACCAGGGAGGCGGCGGAGGGCGGCAGTGGCTTCTTTATCTAGGGGATGGCGAAACTGATCCGCCGTTAGGCCGGTAAAATAATGCTTCACGCCAGTAATCACCTCTACTGTTGTTTACTCAGACAGCCAGTTTTTCACCTTGGCCAGCTCTTTCCAATCCGGTTTTCGCTGGAGGCCATCCTCAATATTTTCAAAAATATCTTGGCGCACCTCTTCACTGAAATCCATCACCTTTTGCACCAATTCGATATGTTTGCGCACCCCTTTTCCCCCGGTACCGAGGAGTGCTAAGGCAAGGTTTACATGGGCTTGGGGGTTACGATGGTCAATTTTGACACTGCGCTGGGCGGCCGGTAAGGCGAGATCTGCTTTGCCCCGGAGCAAATGTAACCAAGCCACACAACTCCAGGCGGCGGCATTTTTCGGATCTAACCGACAGATTTCGATAAATTCTGGCAGCAGGGCATCCGGGGACTCGCCGGCATCGTAACGCTTAAAACCAGCTTCAAACCGCTGTTCAATGGTTAATTCGGTCATAGTTGTCATTCGGGCTCATAAAAAACAGGCACCTTGCCGACCAAATGGGGGCGGGCGAAGACGCGATTTCCTATTAAACCCCAAAAGATTTCCCACAACCACAGGTTTGGTTGGCATTGGGGTTGGTGAACTGGAACCCACCACCAATCATTGCGTTGCTGTAATCCAGGACGAGGCCATAGAGGTAGAGCATACTTTTGCGATCGCAAATGATCTTAAAACCGCCTTCGTACTCAAATACCT
Coding sequences within:
- a CDS encoding M48 family metallopeptidase, with amino-acid sequence MTELTIEQRFEAGFKRYDAGESPDALLPEFIEICRLDPKNAAAWSCVAWLHLLRGKADLALPAAQRSVKIDHRNPQAHVNLALALLGTGGKGVRKHIELVQKVMDFSEEVRQDIFENIEDGLQRKPDWKELAKVKNWLSE
- a CDS encoding M48 family metallopeptidase; the protein is MKHYFTGLTADQFRHPLDKEATAALRRLPGLDLLVRSFLGSTAEQIFQFNNLASSILVGDRQLPHLHHLLQEAAQVLDLTAPDLYIQQNPVPNAYTFAMRGQKPFMVIHTALVEILTEAELQAVMAHELGHLKCEHGVYLTLANLLMLATNALPVWGSLFSQSLQNQMLAWLRCAELSCDRAAFLVSQDPKIMMSVLMKLAGGSPSLAPLLNLDAFMEQAKTYEHLSQNQLGQLLQENQTAQLTHPLPVVRAQEIWRWASSQEYSLLLQSKDSVYNHKGSSKGGWRNW